The DNA region CGAGGTGGAGTGCTTTCCGATCATCTGTGTTGGAGACGACAACAAACCGTTTGATGAATTCGTCGAGTTTCTCATCTGGTGGTCCTTCGATTGAGGCGATGTCTTGCTCAAACTCGGAGAGGAGGTAATCGATAAATGCAGTCAACAACTCCTCTTTTGAATCAAAATGGTAGTGAAGCAGCCCCTTTGATTTCTCGAACTCGTCGGAGATCTTCTGCATCGTTAACGACGCATACCCATGTTCGCACAGAGCCCGATACGTCGCCTCCATGATCTCTGCATGCGTCTCGGACTGTTCGTCGTTTTCCATCCTTACTGGCTAGCCAGTCAGTTTTGAAAAAAGTTCTGCTTCCCCCCGAGTGAACAAATCGAAAGATCTCGGCCAAATAGATGCATGACCTTGGAGAAGGAAACTGCTAGGGTATCCTGAACAATAACGATAACGTCGAAACCAAGCTGACCCAAAGGTCCAGGTCAGGAGATCGTTACGCAACTTGACCGCCCTCCCCAAGCAGTCACACTGCGATTAGTGAACTATCGCCACCTACATCCCTCCGTACCAGGGGGAATGGCCAATACAGATCCTGTACTGAACGATCCCTGTGCCCAGAATGGTAACCTGCCACTGTGCGAGATTCGCGCCCTATATTCAGCACAATACTACGAACCTCACTTGAACCTGATAGAACGCTTGCTGGTCACTAAGCAGTCGCATGTACCGTTGGTTTCGGACTGAACGTGTGAAATAAACAAAGCCACCATGCTGCATCCATCCTCTGGGCCTTGTTTGGACGGTCGAGTTCAGGAAGCGTGGCGCCTCTAAATCTAGTATCGGTGTGCTAGTAGCTCCAAGGAAATACCAAATTACTAGGAAGTGAAGCGGGACGAGTTGGGTGTGCAAACCAAGACCGCCCGCTTCACGAAAACCGTTGTGTCGCTTGCTCAAAAAGCCGTCGCTGGAGATCCCGAACCGGCCTATCGACCGGGCAAGGACGGATACGCTGATTGGGTAATTCTCGCCATTCAGGGGCTAAAAGAGTATCTCGGACATCCCTACAGGAAGCTGCTAGATGTCCTCAAAGAGATGCCACAAGTTGCGAAAATGCTTGAGCTGACGGCTGAGACGTTGCCACACTTCTCGACGGTTTGTACACGAAAACAAGAAATCCCGATGAAGCGGTGGCGAGCAATTCTTGATTCTTCGGTTGACTTGTACGAACTCGGTGATGTCCAGGCAATCGACGCAACTGGCGTCGATCGCATCCAAGTCAGTCAGCACTACGCCAAACGGACAGATTACACGTTCGAGGCGGTGAAGACGACGCTGCTCATCGATTGTGAAACCAGTGCGATTCTCGATATACACTGTTCGATGAAACAACCGCACGACACACAGGTCGGTTGGCAGGTTCTAGTACGGAATCTCGACGAGTTGACGACTGTCGCTGCCGATAAGGGCTACGACTGGGAGGAGCTTCGCACGAGATTGCGTGCGGAAAGTATCACACCGCTGATTCCGCAGCGAGATCCTGGAATGCGGGGGTGGGCGAGAAATTTGCTCATCAAGGATCGGGCGTATCACCAGCGCTCGAACGCTGAATCGGTGTTTTTCGGGCTCCGACGCAGATACGGCGATACGCTTTGGTCGAGAACCTGGTTCGGGCAATTCCGTGAACTTGTCATGAAATCCGCCGTCCGCAACATCGAACGCGCCATCGAGGACTCACACCCGTGAAATCACGCGTCTAAACAAGGCCCATCCTCTGTATTCAGCACCTCTCTCGTGACGATTTCGAGAAAGAACGTTCAACTACTGCTGCATACAGGGCACGAATGTTGCATGAGTTCTGGCTCGATTTGCGTGGGCGGTGATCGGCTAACACAGAGGGGGTGGATTCATCATAACGGGATATTCTGTCTTCCGAAATCAGCTCTGAACGCTCTCCCTCTTCCCGGGATGGCCCTTCTGCGTTCGCGAGAACGGCCTCAGTTCTCGAGTGTTACTCGGCTGCTGTCTTGGGTGATGACTCCGGCCGTGTCTCAACTTCGAGTTCTTCGAGGTCGCCCTCGGCGGTGGCCCGCTCGATTTTCGCGATTTCCTCCGCGTAGTGCAGGAAGGTATCGACGGAGGCCACGACGACTCGAGCCTCGACGGTGATGAGCTCGATTCCGACAACGGAGATGCGTGCCCAAACATCAATAACGACGCCTTTGTCAAGAATGCGATCAAGCACTTCTGCGAGACTCGAGGAGTCTGGTCGACGTTGTGGTGATGCCATTGTGATCGCCATCGAAGAGTAGAGTATGGATTCGGTTTACCGTTCTGTCTGCGGTAGCAAGCAAAATCTGAAAACGGTAGCGAAGACTCTCTTACGGACCGAAACGTCCATTTGAGGCCAATAGAATACGTCTCGCCCCCTGATTTTGATTAGGGACAGGGTGGGACGACGACTGGCTGTCGAATATGACAGAGATAGTTGATAGAAGTAACAGCGGTAGGTTCGTAGGTTTTCTTTTGGGTAGTTCAGAACCACTCCTATGAAACAAAGTTGGTCGCCGTGCTGCACTCATCCTCTGAGTCGGTCACGTCGTATCTGACAAAAATCGGATAAACGACCACGGCACGGGTGACCCATGGAACGCTCGCTGCTTTCTTTAAAACGGCGGCGTGAAGCCGAACAGACCTAAACGAGCAAGTCCATACCCCCATTCAGTCAACCGCTGGATCATCGATATCTCTTTCGTGGACCCATACCGTCGAAATTCGGGCCCCCTCGATGCCCGTTACCTCAACGACATGACCGGCGATCTCGACGCGGTCGCCAGGTTCTGGTGCGCGGTTGAGTTGTTCGAGCACCAGTCCACCGATCGTTTCGACCTCCTCGCTTTCGAAGTCCCCAGCGAGGATATCATTCACTTTCGACAATTGGACTCCGCCATCAATCTCGTACCCCCCATCGTCGCGCCGCCGTATCGACGGTTCGCGCTTATCGAGATCAAACCCGTCTCGAAGGTCTCCGACGAGGGCCTCAACGATGTCTTCAACCGTTGCAATCCCCTCGAACGCTCCCCACTCGTCGATAACTGCGGCCATCTGCCGTCGATCCTCCCTGAATTGTATCAGGAGATCGCTAATTGCCATCGTCTCCGGGATGATGCGAATCTCGCGGACGATGTCACCAACTCTCTCGGCATCCCCACCGGTCACCTCTGCTCGCAGCACGTCCTTGACATCGACGAATCCAACCACTTGATCACCGTCGTTGGCATCGAGAACCGGATAGCGCGTGTGTCCGGCCTCTAAGACGATCGAATGCAGTTCGGATAGTGTGGCATCCGCCGGAACGCTCACCACGTCCGGTCGTGGGACCATGACCTCCCGCACCACGGTATCGTCAAGGTCGAAGACGCGCTCGATCATCGTCACTTCTGCCACGTCAATGCCCCCTCCCTCGCCGGATTGTGTTAGTACCCGAAGGAGTTCCCGCTCACCGAGTGTCTCATCGGTTTCGGAAGCAGGCGGCACACCGAGCGACCGCGTGAACGCGTTGGCCGCCCCGTTGAAGACGACAATGCCCGGATAGAGTAGGTAATAGAATGCCTTCATTGGCGGGGCGAGGAACAGCGAGAGTCGCTCGGTCTGGGCGATTGCGAGCGTCTTCGGGGCGAGTTCACCGAAAACGACGTGGAGAAACGTGATGATACTAAAGCCGATTGCGAACGCAACGAGATGGATGAGAGTCGCCGGAAGAATCGATTCCAGGATGGGCTCGATGAGCGCCGCCACTGCGGGTTCGCCGACCCATCCCAATCCGAGCGAGGCGATGGTGATGCCGAGTTGTGTCGTGGCGAGGTAGTTGTCGAGATTCGTCATCACCTCCTGGAGCGTCCCCGAGCCGGGCCGCCCCTCCTCGACGAGCTGGTCGACCGATGTCCCCCGAATTCGGACGAAAGCGAACTCTGCAGCGACAAAAAAGCCGTTTAAGACCACGAGAATCAGCGCTAAGACGAGTTGTGCCGCCGAGAGCGCAACGTCTACCATCGATACTCCCAGAAAGTACTGCCGTTCGATTGTGGTGTGTCCATAGCTATACATCTCGCCCCAATTACTAAAATCCACTAAGTGATTCGCAGGTGATCGACTGATATCAACGGATTTATCGGTCTGTCTCTTTCCAGTCGTCCGGGTCCCCTTCACGGAATTCACCCTTGGCATGTCGCTCGTGAGGCCAGAAGGTGACGCCCAGCAGTACGACGTAGAACACGCCCACAACGGCAACCACAGCAATCCCGGGGATACGGGCGATTCCAGCGGTTGTCAGCCAGTCTTGGCGCGGCGCGAACGCTGTAATCCTGAAGACCCACGCGACCAATAGGACACCGAGCAGAGCAAGGTACACACGCCGGAGCCGGTTTGCGAGTGCTTCGTAGAACGAGACTTTCAGCGTCGGCCTGCGATAGTCCCTGCTCAGTTCCGCTCGCCAGTCGTGGCTTTCAGTGCCTTGGGACGGATCGAGGGCGTTTGCAAACAGGTTTTCCTGGATGATTCGAGTGCGAGAGCGAAAGACGTCGTAGTCCCGGTACCGCCGTGCTTCGATGCCCAGAAAGACGGTGACGACAACGATCCCTATCAGCACGATATAGTGTGGGTTATCGGTACTCGAAAACGCCCACGTCAAGATGGCTGCCATCAGCGTCACCGCCCACGTCGTCGTCTCGTCGAGGCGCTGGCGCCACGTCCCCACTCGGTCGATCTCTCCGCGGTAGGCGTGGGCCATCACCGAACCGAGTCCCGTGCTGTCGTCAACCATTTCGCGGCCGATCTCCCGTTGGTCTGGTGCTGTTGGGTCGAACTCGTCGCTATTCGAATCGGTCATAGAGGAGAGACAACTCCTCGTTCCATAAGCAGCTATGGTGACTGCATAATCTGAGTGTCATGTACTGGAGAACATCGAACAATACGCAGTCGAATTGATCAAAAGAAATGAGGTGTGTATTGCTCAAAAACACTGGAGCAGATCGCCGTCTTCAACCGGGTCGGGAAGTTCCTCTGAATCGCCGGGGATGTTTTCGAGATTGTGGTAGTACTCAACCTCTGCGCGTACAACTCCGGTTTCGTCGATCCCATAGATTGCACCTTCACCGAAGGCATCGTAATAGCCGCCAGTACCAGACCCGGACTCTCTCCGAAACGCAAAGCCGAACGCAATATAGATGGCAGTAATCTCGTCGTCTCTGTCGATGGTCGCAGTGTCGTGAGAAGTGAACGAAAACTCCACGACATGTTCTCCCCCATGCTCCAATACGGCCCAGTTCTGCGTGTAGGCCAGTTCGTACTCGGAGATATACGACTGGAGCGTTCTCGCATCAAAGTCCGATGGTGGCTCCGGGTACGACTCGATGCCAGCACTGTAAAATTCGGTAGTTTCGCCGTCTTCACCTTCTACCTCGAACGTCTCACATACATCTCCGGTAGGTTCCGGACGGTCAGCGTTCGCACAGTTACGACGACCGGCGATCGAGTCCGGATCGGGAAACGGCCCGTTGGTGCTGTCATCTGCCCACTCCGCTTTCGACGTACAGCCCGAGACAGCGTTCTCATTCGAGGCATTTTCGTCGTCCAAATCCGTGGAATTTTCATCCTGTGGGTCGAGGTTGGCGATGCAACCACCCGTCCCGAGGAGGACACTCACAGCACTCGCAGCGAGAAGTTCCCGTCGATTCATACTGCAATGACTGTCAGTACGCTAAGGTGTCTTAAATAGATACTCCAACCTCAAGGAGCGATTTGAGCTACGGTCATTCAAATCTTCTCTGGCCTGTACTGACCAACCATCACCTTCGCAAGTCGGGTCAGATCTCGTGCCACATTCGCGCCTTGGGCCTTGTTTAGACGCGTGAAATCAGCCGAGTTAGGTCGTGAGCGATTGTTCGATGTTTCTGACGGCAGCCTTTAGGAC from Natronosalvus rutilus includes:
- a CDS encoding TetR/AcrR family transcriptional regulator; translation: MENDEQSETHAEIMEATYRALCEHGYASLTMQKISDEFEKSKGLLHYHFDSKEELLTAFIDYLLSEFEQDIASIEGPPDEKLDEFIKRFVVVSNTDDRKALHLALLELRAQSPFNDRFRDHLARSDTIVRDVVAEIIDDGITQGVFRADAEPEAVAQLVLASMDGARTRGLTIGDETYPDAVSDALYEYVIDDILVKTNE
- a CDS encoding IS5 family transposase — protein: MKRDELGVQTKTARFTKTVVSLAQKAVAGDPEPAYRPGKDGYADWVILAIQGLKEYLGHPYRKLLDVLKEMPQVAKMLELTAETLPHFSTVCTRKQEIPMKRWRAILDSSVDLYELGDVQAIDATGVDRIQVSQHYAKRTDYTFEAVKTTLLIDCETSAILDIHCSMKQPHDTQVGWQVLVRNLDELTTVAADKGYDWEELRTRLRAESITPLIPQRDPGMRGWARNLLIKDRAYHQRSNAESVFFGLRRRYGDTLWSRTWFGQFRELVMKSAVRNIERAIEDSHP
- the gvpA gene encoding gas vesicle protein GvpA, with the translated sequence MASPQRRPDSSSLAEVLDRILDKGVVIDVWARISVVGIELITVEARVVVASVDTFLHYAEEIAKIERATAEGDLEELEVETRPESSPKTAAE
- a CDS encoding hemolysin family protein produces the protein MVDVALSAAQLVLALILVVLNGFFVAAEFAFVRIRGTSVDQLVEEGRPGSGTLQEVMTNLDNYLATTQLGITIASLGLGWVGEPAVAALIEPILESILPATLIHLVAFAIGFSIITFLHVVFGELAPKTLAIAQTERLSLFLAPPMKAFYYLLYPGIVVFNGAANAFTRSLGVPPASETDETLGERELLRVLTQSGEGGGIDVAEVTMIERVFDLDDTVVREVMVPRPDVVSVPADATLSELHSIVLEAGHTRYPVLDANDGDQVVGFVDVKDVLRAEVTGGDAERVGDIVREIRIIPETMAISDLLIQFREDRRQMAAVIDEWGAFEGIATVEDIVEALVGDLRDGFDLDKREPSIRRRDDGGYEIDGGVQLSKVNDILAGDFESEEVETIGGLVLEQLNRAPEPGDRVEIAGHVVEVTGIEGARISTVWVHERDIDDPAVD
- a CDS encoding DUF2270 domain-containing protein, encoding MTDSNSDEFDPTAPDQREIGREMVDDSTGLGSVMAHAYRGEIDRVGTWRQRLDETTTWAVTLMAAILTWAFSSTDNPHYIVLIGIVVVTVFLGIEARRYRDYDVFRSRTRIIQENLFANALDPSQGTESHDWRAELSRDYRRPTLKVSFYEALANRLRRVYLALLGVLLVAWVFRITAFAPRQDWLTTAGIARIPGIAVVAVVGVFYVVLLGVTFWPHERHAKGEFREGDPDDWKETDR